In Panicum virgatum strain AP13 chromosome 4N, P.virgatum_v5, whole genome shotgun sequence, a single window of DNA contains:
- the LOC120669021 gene encoding galactoside 2-alpha-L-fucosyltransferase-like, translating into MSPEGVVGTGITKRPPQQCPDARRAEAHEGTVEPDAGPWIARKKVTALAVCLVALPVLMTTVSRRDAPWTAASSFWPLSSTSTQGTPQSSLLGGLLVPGFDERSCLSRYHSAFYRRSMARSPSAHLIKRLREHEALQRRCGPGTEAYRAAAARLGSWHGGGGPGGDAPGACRYLVLVPYRGLGNNILAMASAFLYAVLTDRVLLLDRTTSLGDIFCEPFPGASWLLPESFPVRDLQNLTGEVRESYRYLVQGDAPAAASVSRRRYVFVDLDHSCTYHDKLFFCDDERRFLRRAPWLLMRTDGYFVPALFLNPAYQEELDRLFPRKDAVFYLLAHYLLHPTNKVWGLITRFHDAYLRNSDERLGIQIRVFDGDTPFQHVLDQILACTSQERLLPDVVTQEPQPPAGARSKAVLMTGLSSWYYESVRWKYWQSATATGEAVSVYQPSHEEHQLSGYTTHDMKALAEMYLLGMTDKIVTSGWSTFGYVGHGLGGLTPWVMFRPENHTAPSPPCRRARSMEPCMHGPPFYDCRAKQGADTGKLVPHVQHCEDMSWGLKLVHPE; encoded by the exons ATGTCCCCGGAGGGCGTGGTCGGCACTGGCATAACCAAGCGGCCGCCGCAGCAATGCCCGGACGCCCGGCGCGCGGAGGCACACGAGGGTACGGTGGAGCCGGACGCAGGGCCATGGATCGCGAGGAAGAAGGTCACGGCGCTCGCCGTCTGCCTCGTCGCCCTGCCCGTCCTGATGACCACGGTTAGCCGCCGCGACGCGCCGTGGACGGCCGCGTCTTCCTTCTGGCCACTGTCGTCCACCTCCACGCAAGGTACACCGCAATCCTCC CTTCTCGGCGGCCTGCTCGTGCCGGGGTTCGACGAGCGCTCGTGCCTCAgccgctaccactcggcgtTCTACCGCAGGAGCATGGCGCGGTCGCCGTCCGCGCACCTCATCAAGCGGCTGCGGGAGCACGAGGCGCTGCAACGGCGGTGCGGCCCGGGCACCGAGGCGTacagggccgcggcggcgcggctcgggtcctggcacggcggcggcggcccgggcggCGACGCCCCGGGCGCCTGCAGGTACCTCGTGCTGGTGCCGTACCGGGGCCTCGGGAACAACATCCTGGCCATGGCGTCGGCGTTCCTCTACGCCGTGCTCACCGACCGGGTCCTGCTCCTCGACCGGACGACGTCGCTGGGCGACATCTTCTGCGAGCCGTTCCCGGGCGCGTCGTGGCTGCTGCCGGAGAGCTTCCCGGTCAGGGACCTCCAGAACCTGACCGGCGAGGTGCGGGAGAGCTACAGGTACCTGGTGCAGGGCGAcgcccccgcggcggcgtccgtgTCCCGGCGCCGCTACGTCTTCGTCGACCTCGACCACTCGTGCACCTACCACGACAAGCTCTTCTTCTGCGACGACGAGCGGCGgttcctccgccgcgcgccgtggCTGCTGATGCGGACGGACGGCTACTTCGTGCCGGCGCTCTTCCTGAACCCGGCGTACCAGGAGGAGCTCGACCGGCTGTTCCCGCGGAAGGACGCCGTCTTCTACCTCCTGGCGCACTACCTCCTCCACCCGACGAACAAGGTGTGGGGGCTCATCACGCGGTTCCACGACGCGTACCTGAGGAACTCCGACGAGCGGCTGGGCATCCAGATCAGGGTGTTCGACGGGGACACCCCGTTCCAGCACGTCCTGGATCAGATCCTCGCCTGCACGTCGCAGGAACGCCTGCTCCCCGACGTGGTGACGCaggagccgcagccgccggccggcgcccgGTCCAAGGCCGTCCTGATGACCGGGCTCAGCTCGTGGTACTACGAGAGCGTCCGGTGGAAGTACTGGCAGTCGGCGACGGCCACCGGCGAGGCCGTGAGCGTGTACCAGCCGAGCCACGAGGAGCACCAGCTCTCGGGGTACACGACGCACGACATGAAGGCGCTGGCCGAGATGTACCTCCTGGGCATGACCGACAAGATCGTCACCAGCGGCTGGTCGACGTTCGGGTACGTCGGCCACGGGCTCGGCGGGCTCACGCCGTGGGTCATGTTCCGGCCCGAGAACCACACCGCGCCCAGCCCGCCGTGCCGGCGAGCCCGGTCCATGGAGCCCTGCATGCACGGACCGCCGTTCTACGACTGCCGGGCGAAGCAGGGCGCCGACACGGGGAAGCTGGTGCCCCATGTCCAGCACTGCGAGGACATGAGCTGGGGGCTCAAACTTGTTCATCCTGAGTGA
- the LOC120670815 gene encoding galactoside 2-alpha-L-fucosyltransferase-like: MGSVGAIQGERHLPPVAEKRRPSGLGAVTAVLFLASPLLLLFFLFGDRAAASIAADYPAWQRFKVQSSGNAPSSRRAERGAHDRLLSGLLSPDFDGATCLSRYEASKRWKPSPFPVSPYLIQKLRRYEANHRRCGPGTANYRAAMAQLMSGRNADGAECKYVVWLPLQGLGNRMLSVVSTFLYALLAGRVLLVHEPPEMEGLFCEPFPGTSWVLPPGFPYTDGFSASTKESYANMLENNIVRSDGGGDASALPAYVYFHLEQIGLRLQNHTFCEEDHRVLSRFNWMVLRSDSYFAVALFLMPVYRGELDRMFPAKASVFHHLGRYLLHPGNRAWGIVERFYDGYLAGADERLGIQVRPAPFLPITSEDMYEQIARCAREHDLLPRVTGTSGDNPGARLPASGVAKVKAVLVVSLKPEYYDKLHSVYYTNATATGEVVTVFQPSHDQDQHTEALAHNERALAEIFLLSYSDRLVTTGFSTFGYTAHSLAGLRPWLLLLPDRNTMTAEVACVRSASVEPCLHSPPSLVCRAEQDLDPVAHVPFLRHCEDVDFGLKLI, translated from the exons ATGGGTTCCGTCGGAGCGATCCAGGGAGAGCGACATCTCCCGCCGGTGGCAGAGAAACGCCGGCCGTCCGGCCTGGGGGCCGTCACTGCCGTCTTGTTCCTCGCGTCGCCGCTGCTCCTCCTGTTCTTCCTCTTCGGCGACCGAGCTGccgcctccatcgccgccgATTACCCGGCTTGGCAGCGCTTCAAAGTACAAA GCTCTGGCAATGCGCCGTCGTCCAGGAGAGCGGAGCGCGGCGCCCACGACCGCCTCCTCAGCGGTCTCCTCTCGCCGGACTTCGACGGGGCGACGTGCCTCAGCAGGTACGAGGCATCCAAGCGCTGGAAGCCGTCGCCGTTCCCGGTCTCCCCCTACCTCATCCAGAAGCTGAGGCGGTACGAGGCGAACCACCGCCGGTGCGGCCCGGGCACCGCGAACTACCGCGCCGCCATGGCGCAGCTCATGTCCGGCCGCAACGCCGACGGCGCCGAGTGCAAGTACGTGGTGTGGCTGCCCCTCCAGGGCCTCGGCAACCGGATGCTCAGCGTCGTCTCCACCTTCCTCtacgcgctgctcgccggccgcgtcctcctcgtccacgaGCCCCCCGAGATGGAGGGCCTCTTCTGCGAGCCGTTCCCGGGCACCTCGTGGGTCCTGCCGCCGGGCTTCCCCTACACGGACGGCTTCTCGGCCAGCACAAAGGAGAGCTACGCGAACATGCTCGAGAACAACATCGTCCgctccgacggcggcggcgatgccagCGCTCTGCCGGCGTACGTCTACTTCCACCTGGAGCAGATAGGACTCCGGCTCCAGAACCACACGTTCTGCGAGGAGGACCACCGCGTGCTCAGCCGGTTCAACTGGATGGTGCTCCGGTCGGACAGCTACTTCGCCGTGGCGCTGTTCCTCATGCCGGTGTACCGCGGCGAGCTGGACCGGATGTTCCCGGCGAAGGCGTCGGTGTTCCACCACCTCGGCAGGTACCTCCTCCACCCCGGGAACCGGGCGTGGGGGATAGTCGAGAGGTTCTACGACGGGtacctcgccggcgccgacgagcgCCTCGGCATCCAGGTGCGCCCCGCGCCGTTCCTCCCGATCACATCTGAGGACATGTACGAGCAGATCGCCCGGTGCGCTCGGGAGCATGACCTTCTGCCACGAGTGACGGGCACCAGCGGCGATAATCCGGGTGCCCGgctgccggcgagcggcgtggcgAAGGTGAAGGCCGTGCTGGTGGTCTCCTTGAAGCCCGAGTACTACGACAAGCTGCACAGCGTGTACTACACGAACGCGACGGCGACCGGCGAGGTGGTGACGGTGTTCCAGCCGAGCCACGACCAGGACCAGCACACGGAGGCGCTGGCGCACAACGAGCGCGCCCTGGCCGAGATCTTCCTGCTCAGCTACTCCGACAGGCTGGTGACCACGGGGTTCTCGACGTTCGGGTACACCGCGCACTCCCTGGCTGGGCTCCggccgtggctgctgctgctgccggaccGGAACACGATGACGGCCGAGGTTGCCTGCGTGAGGTCGGCGTCGGTGGAGCCGTGCCTGcactcgccgccgtcgctcgtctgCCGGGCAGAGCAGGACCTTGATCCGGTGGCGCACGTTCCATTCTTGCGCCACTGCGAAGATGTGGACTTTGGTCTCAAGCTGATCTAG